From Novosphingobium resinovorum, the proteins below share one genomic window:
- a CDS encoding aspartate-semialdehyde dehydrogenase, with protein MGYRVAVVGATGNVGREVLNILAEREFPADEIAAVASSRSVGTEVEYGDTGRMLKVKNLEHFDFTGWDIALFAAGSDATKIYAPKAASQGCVVIDNSSLYRMDPDVPLIVPEVNPEAIDGYKAKNIIANPNCSTAQMVVALKPLHDKAKIKRVVVATYQSVSGAGKAGMDELFEQSRAIFVADPVVPRKFTKQIAFNVIPHIDVFLDDGSTKEEWKMVVETKKILDPKIKVQATCVRVPVFVGHSEALNIEFENEISAEEAQDILREAPGVMLVDKREDGGYVTPIEAVGDGATYVSRVREDPTVDNGLALWCVSDNLRKGAALNAVQIAELLGRRHLKKG; from the coding sequence ATGGGTTACCGGGTTGCCGTCGTCGGTGCGACGGGGAATGTCGGCCGTGAAGTGCTCAACATCCTTGCCGAGCGCGAATTCCCGGCGGACGAGATCGCCGCCGTGGCTTCCTCGCGCTCTGTGGGCACCGAAGTCGAGTATGGCGATACCGGCCGTATGCTCAAGGTGAAGAACCTGGAACATTTCGACTTCACGGGGTGGGACATCGCGCTGTTCGCCGCGGGTTCGGACGCGACGAAGATCTATGCGCCCAAGGCGGCCTCGCAGGGCTGCGTGGTCATCGACAACTCGTCGCTCTACCGCATGGACCCCGACGTGCCGCTGATCGTGCCCGAGGTGAACCCCGAGGCGATCGACGGGTACAAGGCCAAGAACATCATCGCCAACCCCAACTGCTCGACTGCGCAGATGGTCGTCGCGCTCAAGCCGCTGCACGACAAGGCGAAGATCAAGCGCGTCGTCGTCGCGACGTACCAGTCGGTGTCCGGCGCGGGCAAGGCGGGCATGGACGAACTGTTCGAGCAGAGCCGCGCGATCTTCGTCGCCGACCCGGTCGTGCCGCGCAAGTTCACCAAGCAGATCGCCTTCAACGTGATCCCGCACATCGACGTGTTCCTCGACGACGGCTCCACCAAGGAAGAGTGGAAGATGGTGGTCGAGACCAAGAAGATTCTCGACCCCAAGATCAAGGTGCAGGCCACCTGCGTGCGCGTTCCGGTCTTCGTCGGCCACTCCGAAGCGCTCAACATCGAGTTCGAGAACGAGATCAGCGCCGAGGAAGCACAGGACATCCTGCGCGAGGCGCCGGGCGTGATGCTCGTCGACAAGCGCGAGGACGGTGGATACGTCACTCCGATCGAGGCGGTGGGTGACGGCGCTACCTACGTCAGCCGCGTGCGCGAGGACCCGACCGTGGACAACGGCCTGGCGCTGTGGTGCGTGTCGGACAACTTGCGCAAGGGCGCGGCGCTCAACGCGGTGCAGATCGCGGAACTGCTGGGCCGCCGCCACCTCAAGAAGGGCTGA
- a CDS encoding HEAT repeat domain-containing protein has translation MPDRYFPPSEFLQAVIVDDVCFGGHVFGEANLQRLIAATRHTDAANRDWAVMLLSQLKLDRPDVRAALSEAAEDDASEVRVEAIHGLALIDPRAALPFLSKALRGETVSMPLLEAAELVADPMLICDLEAFAEESDDAFLDTLVANRDRRMPRLDSEVRFALSKSIRSFGQFLSVLMFK, from the coding sequence ATGCCCGATCGCTACTTTCCGCCTTCGGAATTTCTGCAGGCCGTCATTGTCGATGACGTGTGTTTCGGTGGCCATGTGTTCGGCGAAGCGAACCTGCAGCGGCTCATTGCGGCGACCCGTCACACAGACGCGGCCAATCGCGATTGGGCGGTGATGCTGTTGTCTCAACTGAAACTGGATCGACCGGACGTCCGCGCCGCTTTGTCCGAGGCGGCTGAGGATGATGCCTCCGAGGTACGCGTCGAGGCCATTCATGGGCTCGCGCTGATAGACCCTCGCGCGGCTTTGCCGTTCCTGTCGAAGGCCCTGCGCGGTGAAACAGTGTCCATGCCCTTGCTGGAAGCTGCCGAACTGGTGGCGGACCCCATGCTGATTTGCGACCTTGAGGCTTTTGCGGAAGAATCTGACGATGCCTTTCTCGACACTCTGGTGGCCAATCGCGATCGCCGCATGCCGCGCCTCGATAGTGAAGTGAGATTTGCATTGTCCAAATCGATCCGCAGTTTCGGTCAGTTTCTCAGCGTGTTGATGTTCAAGTAA
- a CDS encoding GFA family protein, with the protein MTRAMTGGCQCGRIRYRAEVEPDKAYLCHCRMCQRATGGVSIAFVNAPQSAVRWETEPDWYASSPIAHRPFCSQCGTPLGFAFLDGDNIDLTVGSFDDPAPFRPSQNYATESMLTAWTDVRHLPGMTSAENAGVMDRWKAAGLEPPE; encoded by the coding sequence ATGACGCGGGCAATGACCGGCGGCTGCCAGTGCGGCCGCATCCGCTACCGCGCCGAGGTTGAGCCCGACAAGGCATACTTGTGCCATTGCCGCATGTGCCAGCGGGCGACCGGCGGGGTGTCGATCGCGTTCGTCAATGCGCCGCAGTCCGCGGTGCGGTGGGAGACGGAGCCGGACTGGTACGCCTCATCGCCGATCGCGCATCGGCCGTTCTGCTCGCAGTGCGGCACGCCGCTGGGCTTCGCATTTCTGGACGGGGACAACATCGACCTGACCGTCGGCAGTTTCGACGATCCCGCGCCGTTCCGCCCGAGCCAGAACTATGCGACCGAAAGCATGTTGACGGCATGGACCGACGTGCGGCACTTGCCCGGCATGACGAGCGCCGAGAATGCGGGCGTCATGGACCGATGGAAGGCCGCCGGTCTCGAGCCGCCTGAATGA
- the lon gene encoding endopeptidase La has product MVVPLFVGREKSVAALEAAMAGDKDIFLLAQLDPSCDDPDRDDLYDTGVIASVLQLLKLPDGTVRVLVEGQDRARLETLRSETTDEGEMLVAGVEAIAPTEAEGTEVEAMMRTVVDQFNEYAKLNKKLSQDAGEQLGDIEDAAKLADTVAAQLSAKVSDKQAVLSESDPLKRLEMVYSFMEGELGVLQVERKIRGRVKRQMEKTQREYYLNEQLKAIQSELGGGEGDEGNELQELAERIEKTKLSKEAKEKAVGELKKLKSMQPMSAEATVIRNYLDVLLGLPWGKKSKLKRDISSAQEILDADHYALDKVKDRIVEYLAVQARTNKLKGPILCLVGPPGVGKTSLGKSIAKATGREFIRQSLGGVRDEAEIRGHRRTYIGSLPGKIVTNLRKAGKSNPLFLLDEIDKLGQDFRGDPASALLEVLDPEQNAKFQDHYLELDIDLSDVMFVCTANSLNLPQPLLDRMEIIRLEGYTEDEKVEIAERHLIRKQVEAHGLKTGEFTLTQEGLRDLIRYYTREAGVRTLEREIARLARKSLRQILEGKAKAVTITPENLDEFAGIRKFRHGMGEEEHQVGAVTGLAWTEVGGELLTIESVTVPGKGNIKATGKLGDVMNESISTAFSFVRARSPHYGIKPSVFHKKDIHIHLPEGAVPKDGPSAGIGMVTSIVSTLTGNPVRKDIAMTGEVTLRGRVLPIGGLKEKLLAALRGGITTVLIPEENRKDLAEIPDNVKQGLEIIPVAHVDEVLAKALTEPLTAIEWTEADELAAAPAAHTAAAGATAH; this is encoded by the coding sequence ATGGTCGTGCCTCTCTTCGTGGGCCGCGAGAAATCCGTGGCCGCGCTTGAGGCGGCGATGGCGGGAGACAAGGACATCTTCCTGCTCGCCCAGCTCGATCCCAGCTGCGACGATCCGGATCGTGACGACCTCTACGATACCGGCGTGATCGCCAGCGTCCTGCAGCTGCTCAAGCTGCCGGACGGCACCGTGCGCGTGCTGGTCGAAGGGCAGGACCGTGCCCGCCTCGAAACCCTGCGCTCCGAAACCACGGATGAGGGCGAGATGCTGGTCGCGGGAGTTGAGGCGATAGCGCCGACCGAGGCCGAGGGCACCGAGGTCGAGGCGATGATGCGCACCGTCGTCGACCAGTTCAACGAATACGCCAAGCTCAACAAGAAGCTCAGCCAGGACGCGGGCGAACAGCTCGGCGATATCGAAGATGCGGCCAAGCTGGCCGACACCGTCGCCGCGCAGTTGTCGGCCAAGGTCTCGGACAAGCAGGCGGTGCTTTCCGAGTCCGACCCGCTCAAGCGTCTTGAGATGGTCTATTCCTTCATGGAGGGCGAACTCGGCGTCCTGCAGGTGGAACGCAAGATTCGCGGCCGCGTGAAGCGCCAGATGGAAAAGACCCAGCGCGAATATTACCTCAACGAACAGCTCAAGGCGATCCAGTCGGAACTCGGCGGCGGCGAGGGCGACGAAGGTAACGAACTGCAGGAACTGGCCGAGCGGATCGAGAAGACCAAGCTCTCCAAGGAAGCCAAGGAAAAGGCCGTCGGCGAGCTGAAGAAGCTCAAGTCGATGCAGCCGATGAGCGCCGAGGCAACCGTCATCCGCAACTACCTCGACGTGCTGCTGGGCCTGCCCTGGGGCAAGAAGAGCAAGCTCAAGCGCGACATTTCCTCGGCGCAGGAAATCCTCGACGCCGATCATTACGCGCTCGACAAGGTCAAGGACCGCATCGTCGAGTACCTCGCGGTGCAGGCGCGGACCAACAAGCTGAAGGGGCCGATCCTGTGCCTCGTCGGCCCGCCGGGCGTGGGCAAGACCTCGCTGGGCAAGTCGATCGCCAAGGCGACGGGGCGCGAGTTCATCCGCCAGTCGCTGGGCGGCGTGCGTGATGAGGCCGAGATTCGCGGCCACCGCCGCACCTACATCGGCTCGCTGCCGGGCAAGATCGTGACCAACCTGCGCAAGGCGGGCAAGTCCAACCCGCTGTTCCTGCTCGACGAGATCGACAAGCTGGGCCAGGACTTCCGCGGCGATCCGGCTTCGGCGCTGCTCGAAGTGCTTGATCCGGAGCAGAACGCGAAGTTCCAGGATCACTATCTGGAACTCGACATCGACCTTTCGGACGTGATGTTCGTGTGCACCGCGAACAGCCTGAACCTGCCGCAGCCGCTGCTTGACCGCATGGAGATCATCCGTCTTGAGGGTTACACCGAGGACGAGAAGGTCGAGATCGCCGAGCGTCACCTGATCCGCAAGCAGGTGGAAGCGCACGGGCTCAAGACGGGCGAATTCACGCTGACGCAGGAAGGCCTGCGCGACCTGATCCGCTATTACACCCGCGAAGCTGGCGTACGTACGCTGGAGCGCGAGATCGCGCGGCTGGCGCGCAAGTCGCTGCGCCAGATTCTCGAGGGTAAGGCCAAGGCGGTCACCATCACGCCGGAAAACCTCGACGAATTCGCGGGGATTCGGAAGTTCCGCCACGGCATGGGCGAGGAAGAGCACCAGGTTGGTGCCGTCACCGGGCTTGCCTGGACCGAAGTGGGCGGCGAACTGTTGACCATCGAGAGCGTGACCGTGCCCGGCAAGGGCAATATCAAGGCCACCGGCAAGCTGGGTGACGTGATGAACGAGTCGATCTCGACCGCGTTCAGCTTCGTGCGTGCGCGCTCGCCGCATTACGGCATCAAGCCGAGCGTGTTCCACAAGAAGGATATCCACATCCACCTTCCCGAAGGTGCTGTGCCCAAGGATGGTCCTTCGGCAGGTATCGGCATGGTGACCTCGATCGTCTCGACGCTCACCGGCAATCCGGTGCGCAAGGACATCGCCATGACCGGCGAAGTCACCCTGCGCGGCCGCGTGCTGCCGATCGGCGGCCTCAAGGAAAAGCTTCTGGCCGCCCTGCGCGGCGGCATCACCACGGTGCTGATCCCGGAAGAGAACCGCAAGGACCTCGCCGAAATCCCCGACAACGTGAAGCAGGGGCTGGAAATCATCCCCGTCGCTCACGTGGATGAAGTGCTGGCCAAGGCGCTGACCGAGCCGCTCACCGCCATTGAGTGGACCGAGGCGGACGAACTCGCCGCTGCGCCGGCAGCGCACACGGCTGCGGCCGGAGCCACCGCGCACTGA
- a CDS encoding DUF1993 domain-containing protein produces the protein MDAAETKNALELLAARLETLSAVLDKAEEWAAEAGVAFDELAAARLAGDMHPLAWQVAGTCTQPLQFVAWSRGADLPNEVQPVVDWAEARAVLADTIALLATEVAAVTPEAKRIVLERMGVYLELPAQRYLDDWILPNLYFHLTTAYAILRMKGVPLGKADFMRHIGGDIRPLAPEPAS, from the coding sequence ATGGACGCCGCCGAGACGAAGAACGCCCTCGAACTGCTGGCCGCGCGGCTGGAGACGCTGTCGGCGGTGCTCGACAAGGCCGAGGAATGGGCGGCAGAGGCGGGTGTCGCGTTTGACGAACTGGCGGCGGCGCGGCTGGCCGGGGACATGCATCCGCTGGCCTGGCAGGTCGCGGGAACCTGCACGCAGCCGCTGCAGTTCGTCGCCTGGAGCCGGGGCGCGGACCTGCCCAACGAAGTGCAGCCGGTGGTCGACTGGGCAGAAGCCCGCGCGGTGCTTGCAGACACGATCGCGCTGCTGGCTACGGAAGTCGCGGCCGTCACGCCCGAAGCCAAACGGATCGTGCTGGAGCGAATGGGCGTTTACCTCGAACTGCCCGCGCAGCGCTATCTCGACGACTGGATCCTGCCCAACCTCTACTTCCACCTGACCACGGCTTACGCGATCCTGCGGATGAAGGGCGTGCCGCTGGGCAAGGCCGACTTCATGCGGCACATTGGCGGCGATATCCGGCCGCTGGCGCCCGAGCCGGCGTCATGA
- a CDS encoding DUF418 domain-containing protein, which yields MAGEVAEFGPVRGRARIDVIDVMRGIAILGILYMNIPFMGTNVSSWMHDFRRLSWSAADQTTWATIQIFWEGTQRGLFELLFGAGVLVFTAKAMKPDDPVAVADLYYRRNLLLVLFGLTDIFVIGWVGDILLAYGLCALLLFPFRKTPPKVLLAMGMAFAALMAVGWPGGGGVIGYQERVERIHKVEALQKKRAEGVKLSGEDKKTLDKWQEKVDAHDLSKPPSKEAQVAIDAERKARAGWPHQYVMFAWFIWNKVFGDGNGLFFTMLEAVPAMCLGMALFKWGVIQGGRSMGFYAGLAIVAYGVGCGLRAWDVAEIYKFTPWPTPGTIAGEFARLAVTVGHVGLFNLLMKTQAGRTVLSPFKAAGRMAFSIYILTSIVTLWFVFAPWGLGLWGKFGWTELAIAATVIDVVMLVLANVWLRFFLSGPLEWIWRSLTYWKRQPFLRPQVSEPSATAAFA from the coding sequence ATGGCGGGGGAAGTGGCGGAATTCGGCCCGGTCAGGGGGCGTGCACGGATCGATGTGATCGACGTGATGCGTGGGATTGCGATCCTCGGTATCCTCTACATGAACATCCCTTTCATGGGCACCAACGTGTCGTCGTGGATGCACGACTTCCGCCGACTGTCCTGGAGCGCGGCCGATCAGACCACCTGGGCGACGATCCAGATATTCTGGGAGGGTACGCAGCGCGGGCTGTTCGAACTGCTGTTCGGCGCGGGCGTGCTGGTCTTCACGGCCAAGGCGATGAAGCCGGACGATCCGGTGGCGGTCGCCGATCTCTATTATCGCCGCAATCTGCTGCTCGTCCTGTTCGGCTTGACCGATATCTTCGTGATCGGCTGGGTGGGTGACATTCTCCTTGCTTACGGCCTGTGCGCCTTGTTGCTGTTTCCGTTTCGAAAGACCCCGCCCAAGGTGCTGCTGGCGATGGGCATGGCTTTCGCCGCGCTCATGGCGGTGGGCTGGCCGGGCGGGGGCGGCGTGATCGGCTATCAGGAGCGGGTTGAGCGTATCCATAAGGTCGAAGCGCTGCAGAAGAAGCGCGCCGAAGGCGTGAAGCTCTCGGGCGAGGACAAGAAGACGCTCGACAAATGGCAGGAGAAGGTGGACGCGCATGACCTCTCCAAGCCGCCCAGCAAGGAAGCGCAGGTCGCCATCGATGCCGAGCGCAAGGCGCGGGCGGGATGGCCGCATCAATACGTGATGTTCGCCTGGTTCATCTGGAACAAGGTTTTCGGCGACGGCAATGGCCTGTTCTTTACCATGCTGGAGGCGGTGCCGGCGATGTGTCTCGGCATGGCCCTGTTCAAGTGGGGGGTAATCCAGGGCGGGCGCTCGATGGGGTTCTACGCCGGACTGGCAATCGTCGCATATGGAGTCGGCTGCGGCCTTCGGGCCTGGGACGTGGCGGAAATCTACAAGTTCACGCCCTGGCCGACACCGGGCACGATCGCAGGTGAGTTCGCGAGGCTGGCCGTGACCGTGGGGCATGTCGGCCTGTTCAACCTGCTGATGAAGACGCAGGCGGGGCGCACGGTGCTTTCGCCGTTCAAGGCGGCGGGGCGGATGGCGTTCTCGATCTACATTCTCACCAGCATCGTCACGCTGTGGTTCGTCTTCGCGCCTTGGGGGCTGGGGCTGTGGGGCAAGTTCGGCTGGACCGAACTGGCGATAGCGGCGACGGTGATCGATGTGGTCATGCTGGTCCTCGCCAATGTCTGGCTGCGGTTCTTCCTCAGTGGGCCGCTCGAATGGATATGGCGCTCGCTGACGTACTGGAAGCGTCAGCCGTTCCTGCGCCCGCAGGTGTCCGAGCCTTCCGCAACCGCAGCGTTTGCCTGA
- a CDS encoding YbaB/EbfC family nucleoid-associated protein, whose protein sequence is MKSMEEMIQAAQAAAETIQKQMNETQGKLDQLEVEGLSGGGLVKIRCSAKGRVIGVAIDDSLMVASEKPILEDLIAAAYNDARVKADSVANEELAKAQQGMGLPPGFKLPF, encoded by the coding sequence ATGAAGTCGATGGAAGAGATGATCCAGGCCGCGCAAGCGGCCGCCGAGACCATCCAGAAGCAGATGAACGAAACCCAGGGCAAGCTCGACCAGCTTGAGGTCGAGGGGCTGTCGGGCGGCGGTCTCGTCAAGATCCGCTGTTCGGCGAAGGGCCGCGTGATCGGCGTGGCCATCGACGACAGCCTGATGGTGGCCTCGGAAAAGCCGATCCTCGAAGACCTGATCGCGGCCGCCTACAACGACGCGCGCGTCAAGGCCGACTCGGTGGCGAACGAGGAACTCGCCAAGGCCCAGCAGGGCATGGGCCTGCCGCCGGGCTTCAAGCTGCCGTTCTAA
- a CDS encoding alpha/beta fold hydrolase gives MSDVKTDFVEGFGGAKLALHTMGDTGGRPLVLLHGLFSSAEVNWIKFGNAKILADAGFEVFMPDLRAHGQSDAPHDADAYPSDVLVRDLKAVIGSLGLSEYDLGGFSLGARTAVRGVLAGLAPQRLVLGGMGLTGLSGWAKRSAHFVDAIDRFGTIERGDKAFVAQAFMKSMKIDRVAARLLLGSVDDTAPDAIAQVTMPTLCVCGADDRDNGSAQDLAAALPQGTYAEVPGNHMSSVTFKDLGRAIAGFLG, from the coding sequence GTGAGCGATGTGAAGACCGATTTCGTCGAAGGTTTCGGCGGGGCGAAGCTCGCCCTACACACCATGGGCGATACCGGCGGACGGCCGTTGGTGCTGCTGCACGGGCTGTTCTCCAGCGCCGAGGTGAACTGGATCAAGTTCGGCAATGCGAAGATCCTGGCCGATGCGGGCTTCGAGGTGTTCATGCCGGACTTGCGCGCTCACGGGCAGAGCGACGCCCCGCACGATGCGGATGCCTATCCGTCCGACGTGCTGGTGCGCGATCTCAAGGCGGTGATCGGCTCGCTGGGCCTTTCGGAATACGACCTCGGCGGCTTTTCGCTTGGCGCGCGGACGGCGGTGCGCGGCGTGCTGGCGGGGCTGGCGCCGCAGCGGCTGGTGCTGGGCGGAATGGGGCTGACGGGCCTGTCGGGCTGGGCGAAGCGCAGCGCGCATTTCGTCGACGCCATCGACCGCTTCGGGACCATCGAGCGCGGCGACAAGGCGTTCGTGGCGCAGGCTTTCATGAAGTCGATGAAGATCGACCGCGTGGCCGCGCGCCTGCTGCTTGGCTCGGTGGACGACACCGCGCCCGACGCCATCGCGCAAGTGACGATGCCGACGCTGTGCGTGTGTGGCGCGGACGATCGCGACAACGGCTCGGCGCAGGACCTCGCGGCGGCACTGCCGCAGGGCACTTATGCCGAAGTGCCGGGCAATCACATGTCGTCGGTGACGTTCAAGGATCTCGGCCGGGCGATCGCTGGGTTTCTGGGCTGA
- a CDS encoding sulfotransferase, giving the protein MPKPSQTSTSGTAGTAGINRLIASAFRVRLVSDVPERLARSPLPYRPNAKRRERITTIQRRGVLFIHVPKNAGTSVCHQLYGTQIKHETVRYYASVAPRVLDLPSFAILRDPVCRFLSAFAYASNGGTRDRKVARPFNARYRAFETVDDAIDHLATARSPFDIDHIFRPQSWYLTDARGDCRVENLIPYEEIDSLGAIMGLDELDALPRLNRSNKAAAPIRLNPSQEAFIEDFYAGDYALWRGAMRVTSLKSRPCSARRATS; this is encoded by the coding sequence ATGCCAAAGCCCTCCCAGACTTCGACTTCAGGTACCGCCGGCACTGCCGGGATCAACCGCCTGATCGCCTCCGCCTTTCGCGTCCGCCTCGTCAGCGACGTGCCCGAAAGGCTGGCCCGATCCCCGCTGCCCTACCGGCCCAACGCCAAGCGGCGCGAGCGGATCACGACCATCCAGCGGCGCGGCGTGCTGTTCATCCATGTGCCCAAGAACGCGGGCACCTCGGTCTGCCACCAGCTCTACGGAACCCAGATCAAGCACGAAACCGTGCGCTACTACGCCAGCGTCGCCCCGCGCGTGCTCGACCTTCCGAGCTTCGCCATCCTGCGCGACCCGGTCTGCCGGTTCCTTTCGGCCTTCGCCTATGCCAGCAACGGCGGCACCCGCGATCGCAAGGTCGCCCGCCCCTTCAACGCGCGCTACCGCGCGTTCGAAACCGTGGACGACGCCATCGACCACCTCGCCACCGCGCGCAGCCCGTTCGACATCGACCACATCTTCCGCCCGCAGTCCTGGTATCTGACCGACGCCAGGGGCGACTGCCGCGTCGAAAACCTGATCCCCTACGAGGAGATCGACAGCCTCGGCGCCATCATGGGGCTGGACGAACTCGACGCCCTGCCCCGCCTCAACCGCAGCAATAAAGCCGCCGCGCCGATCCGGCTCAATCCCAGCCAGGAAGCCTTCATCGAGGACTTCTACGCCGGGGATTATGCCCTGTGGCGCGGCGCCATGCGGGTCACCAGCCTGAAGTCTCGCCCTTGTTCTGCGCGTCGAGCCACTTCTTGA
- a CDS encoding M2 family metallopeptidase: MKFASTALAALAASLSFAVVPAHAEDYPQTAEGAAKFVADAEKDLFDFSLGNNQANWVNYTYITEDTDALAAKSNGDLTEKQVKYAVEAAKFAKVSGLDADVSRKLGILRQGIVLPAPNTPGAAAQLSEITTRLSSAYGKGKGTLDGKPINGSDIEAEMGNLQHSPAEFAEMWTSWHDNVGAPMKADYAQMVGIANQGAKELGYADVGAMWRSGYDMTPEQFAAETQRLWEETKPLYLALHTYVRRKLNEKYGDAVQPRKGPIRADLLGNMWAQEWGNVYPLVAPQGAGDLGYDIGDLLKAQGKKPLDMVKAGEGFYSSLGFDPLPGTFWTRSMITKPADREVICHASAWDVDNKDDIRIKMCTKVNSEDFVTIHHELGHNYYQRAYNKQPYLYLNGANDGFHEAIGDFIALSITPQYLVQIGLLDKSKVPGADKDIGLLLRQAMDKVAFLPFGLMIDRYRWGIFDGSIQPADYNKAWTKMRLDYQGITPPSARSDDGFDAGAKFHVPGNTPYTRYFLARILQFQFYQAACKQAGWKGPLHRCSFYGNKKVGENLNAMLAMGMSKPWPEALKTFTGSPQMSAKPMLDYFAPLKKWLDAQNKGETSGW, encoded by the coding sequence ATGAAATTCGCCTCCACCGCGCTTGCCGCATTGGCTGCAAGCCTTTCGTTCGCCGTCGTCCCGGCCCATGCGGAGGATTACCCGCAGACGGCAGAGGGTGCCGCGAAGTTCGTCGCCGATGCCGAGAAGGACCTGTTTGACTTCTCGCTGGGTAACAATCAGGCGAACTGGGTCAATTACACCTACATCACCGAGGATACCGACGCGCTGGCGGCGAAGTCCAACGGCGACCTCACCGAGAAGCAGGTGAAGTACGCAGTCGAGGCGGCGAAGTTCGCGAAGGTTTCCGGTCTCGATGCGGACGTGTCGCGCAAGCTGGGCATCCTGCGTCAGGGCATCGTCCTGCCCGCGCCCAACACGCCCGGCGCGGCGGCGCAGTTGAGCGAGATCACCACGCGGCTATCGTCGGCCTATGGCAAGGGCAAGGGCACGCTTGACGGCAAGCCGATCAACGGCTCGGACATCGAGGCGGAGATGGGCAACCTGCAGCACAGCCCGGCCGAATTCGCCGAAATGTGGACCAGCTGGCACGACAACGTCGGCGCGCCGATGAAGGCGGACTACGCGCAGATGGTCGGCATCGCCAACCAGGGCGCGAAGGAACTGGGCTATGCAGACGTCGGTGCGATGTGGCGTTCGGGCTACGACATGACGCCCGAGCAGTTCGCGGCGGAAACCCAGCGCCTGTGGGAAGAGACCAAGCCGCTCTATCTGGCGCTGCATACTTACGTGCGCCGCAAGCTGAACGAGAAGTACGGCGATGCGGTGCAGCCGCGCAAGGGGCCGATCCGCGCCGACCTGCTCGGTAACATGTGGGCGCAGGAATGGGGCAACGTCTACCCGCTCGTCGCGCCGCAGGGTGCGGGCGATCTCGGATATGATATCGGTGATCTGCTGAAGGCGCAGGGCAAGAAGCCGCTCGACATGGTGAAGGCGGGCGAGGGCTTCTATTCCTCGCTGGGCTTCGATCCGCTGCCGGGCACGTTCTGGACCCGCTCGATGATCACCAAGCCCGCCGACCGCGAGGTGATCTGCCATGCCTCGGCATGGGACGTCGACAACAAGGACGACATCCGCATCAAGATGTGCACGAAGGTCAATTCGGAGGATTTCGTCACGATCCACCACGAACTGGGCCACAACTATTACCAGCGCGCCTACAACAAGCAGCCATATCTCTACCTGAACGGCGCCAACGACGGCTTCCACGAGGCGATCGGCGACTTCATCGCGCTGTCGATCACGCCGCAGTACCTCGTGCAGATCGGCCTGCTCGATAAGAGCAAGGTCCCCGGCGCCGACAAGGACATCGGCCTGCTGCTGCGTCAGGCGATGGACAAAGTCGCGTTCCTGCCGTTCGGCCTGATGATCGACCGCTATCGCTGGGGCATCTTCGACGGCTCGATCCAGCCCGCCGACTACAACAAGGCGTGGACGAAGATGCGCCTCGACTATCAGGGCATCACCCCGCCCTCGGCGCGCTCGGACGACGGGTTCGATGCGGGCGCGAAGTTCCACGTTCCGGGCAACACGCCTTACACCCGCTACTTCCTCGCGCGGATTCTGCAGTTCCAGTTCTATCAGGCGGCGTGCAAGCAGGCCGGGTGGAAGGGGCCGCTGCACCGCTGCAGCTTCTACGGCAACAAGAAGGTCGGCGAGAACCTGAATGCGATGCTGGCGATGGGCATGTCGAAGCCCTGGCCCGAGGCGCTCAAGACGTTCACCGGCTCGCCGCAGATGAGCGCCAAGCCGATGCTGGACTACTTCGCGCCGCTCAAGAAGTGGCTCGACGCGCAGAACAAGGGCGAGACTTCAGGCTGGTGA